The proteins below come from a single Impatiens glandulifera unplaced genomic scaffold, dImpGla2.1, whole genome shotgun sequence genomic window:
- the LOC124917514 gene encoding protein DEK-like has translation MIVKKDDRVQAFAMQIVKILKFLNVELGEGEPFPSSNILNSELMSKKTVKVAKPKSSRTKSSKGTGSSAPAEENSKQEDPKGKAVQDEASHKKKGRKKSSAKKSSNKPADSEKTLSSDHSPKRTGDVFQPIPINTVHPIPVDSPPSRQAEPSGRQETESTSKEEAEVSNHSENSKSPNKNLDEIMADVGLKTSEVIVDIVKRQLYMNPHRLNPRTL, from the coding sequence ATGATAGTAAAGAAGGATGaccgggttcaggccttcgcgaTGCAAATTGTCAAAATTcttaagttccttaatgtggaacttggtgaaggtgaaccgttCCCATCCTCTAACATTCTTAACTCCGAGCTAATGAGCAAGAAGACTGTCAAAGTGGCTAAGCCGAAATCCTCCAGAACGAAGTCCTCAAAAGGAACAGGCTCATCCGCACCGGCTGAAGAAAATTCGAAACAAGAAGATCCCAAGGGGAAGGCGGTTCAAGACGAGGCCTCCCATAAGAAAAAGGGAAGGAAGAAGTCATCAGCAAAGAAGAGCTCCAACAAGCCGGCTGattccgagaaaactctttcctcggatcATTCGCCAAAAAGAACCGGAGACGTCTTTcagcccattcccatcaacacagtTCATCCCATTCCAGTCGACTCTCCACCATCCAGGCAagccgaaccctcggggagacAAGAAACCGAGTCAACATcgaaggaggaagcagaggttagtaatcactctgaaaactccaagtctCCTAACAAGAACCTCGACGAGATAATGGCCGACGTAGGTTTAAAGACCTCAGAGGTCATTGTGGACATAGTGAAAAGGCAGCTCTACATGAACCCCCACCGGCTCAACCCTCGCACTCTATGA